In one Salvelinus sp. IW2-2015 linkage group LG26, ASM291031v2, whole genome shotgun sequence genomic region, the following are encoded:
- the cdk10 gene encoding cyclin-dependent kinase 10 isoform X2 has protein sequence MDKEKDGIPISSLREITLLLKLRHPNIVELKEVVVGSHLESLFLVMSYCEQDLASLLENMPTPFSEAQVKCIALQLLRGLDHLHLNFILHRDLKVSNLLMTDKGCVKIADFGLARCYGIPLQPMTPRVVTLWYRAPELLLGTKTQTTALDMWAVGCILAELLAHKPLLPGGSEIQQVDLIVQLLGTPNENIWPGFTRLPLVGQYSLRKQPYNNLKNKFTWLSDAGLRLLNLLFMYNPLRRATAKDCLESSYFKEKPLPCEADLMPTFPHHRNKRAAPAVESQSKRNKV, from the exons ATGGACAAGGAAAAGGATG GGATCCCTATCAGTAGTCTGAGAGAGATTACCCTGTTGCTCAAACTCAGACACCCCAACATAGTGGAGTTaaaggaggtggtggtgggaagTCACCTGGAGAG TCTCTTCCTAGTTATGAGTTACTGTGAGCAGGACCTGGCCAGTCTGCTGGAAAACATGCCAACACCGTTCTCAGAGGCACAG GTGAAGTGTATAGCTCTGCAGCTGCTGAGAGGTCTGGATCATCTTCACCTCAACTTTATTCTGCACAG GGATCTGAAGGTGTCCAATCTGCTGATGACAGACAAAGGCTGTGTAAAGATTG CTGACTTTGGCTTGGCACGTTGCTACGGTATCCCCCTACAGCCTATGACGCCCCGGGTGGTGACATTGTG GTACAGAGCCCCAGAGCTCCTCCTAGGGACCAAGACTCAGACCACAGCCTTAGACATGTG GGCGGTGGGCTGCATCCTGGCTGAGCTGCTTGCACATAAACCTCTSCTGCCAGGGGGTTCTGAGATCCAACAAGTGGACCTCATAGTGCAACTGTTGGGTACCCCTAATGAAAACATCTGGCCG GGCTTCACTCGTCTTCCCCTAGTTGGACAGTACAGTTTGAGGAAACAACCATACAACAATTTGAAGAATAAGTTCACCTGGTTGTCTGATGCAGGGCTGCGTTTACTCAACCTTCTCTTCATGTACAATCCTCTACGCAG GGCCACAGCTAAGGACTGCTTGGAGAGTTCCTACTTTAAGGAGAAACCTTTGC CTTGTGAGGCTGACCTGATGCCAACCTTCCCTCATCATCGCAATAAAAGGGCAGCCCCAG